GCGGATGATATCCCAATGCCATCTTGTGTTTAATTCCATACTTCTCCATTAAGGAATCAAAAATCTTATTGGAAAAATGAGTCCCTTCATCATTTATAATCGCTCGAGGTGTGCCAAAACGATAGAAAatgttctttttcagaaacttgACTACCAACTTAGCATCATTAGTTGAAGCAGctactgcttcaacccacttacttacataatccaccgccaacaaaatatacaaatcacCAAACGACGGTGAGTTGGGTCCCATAAAGtcaataccccaaacatcaaataattcaacctCCAATATATTAGTGAGAGGCATTTCATGACGTCTTGAGATATTACCTACCCTTTGACAACGATCACAACATTTCACATAGTCATAGCTGTCTTTATACagagtaggccaataaaatccacattCAAGGACCTTTGCAGCAGTCCTTGCTCCCCCAAAATGTCCACCAGTAGGTGATGCATGGCAATGAAACAAGATGTCCTTCATTTCTCTTTCAGGCACACATCTTCTGATAATCAAATCCGGACATTGTTTGAATAAGAAAGGATCATCCCAGTAGTAATGCTTCACATCATGATAAAACTTTTTCAATCTCTGCCCTACAAATTCTGGTGGCACTACGTTGGCTGCCAGATAATTGACATAATCGGCAACCATGGCACCAACTCATCTTccactgcaaataattgttcatctgggAAACTCTCATTAATCTCCCCTGCAGCAATTTCGGATTCATCCCCCAACTCAAGTCTTGATAAATGATCTGCTACCAAATTCTCTGTACCCTTCTTGTCTCGAACCTCCAGATCAAACTCTTGCAAAAGAAATACCCAATGAATAAGTATGGGTTTAGCATCTTTCTTAGCAATAAGATGCCTGATTGTTGAGTGATCCATATACACAATAACTTTGTTCCCCATCAAATAAGGCCTGAATTTATCGAATGCATATACAATGGGAAGAAGCTCTTTCTCAGTGGCGGCATAATTCAACTGAGCACCATTTAGTGTTCTGCTGGCATAATAACTAGTCTGAAATACTTTGTTAACACGCTGCCCCAGAACTGCACCCACTGCAaaatcacttgcatcacacattaACTCAAATGGCAGCTCCCAATCTGGTGAAATTACTATAGGTGCTGACACCAGTTTCTGCTTTAGTATCCAGAAAGCTTCAAGACACTGCTCATCGAACTCAAATGGCACACCATTCATCAACAATGCCGATAGTGGCTTAGAAATCTTGGAGAAGTCCTTTATAAATCTTCTGTAGAACCCCGCAtgaccaaggaaacttctcacccCTTTCACTGAGACTGGAGGTGGTAAGTTTTCAATAATAGAAATTTTAGCCCTATCAGCCTCAATACCATTCTTAGACACCTTGTGCCCAAGTACTATGCTTTCATttaccatgaaatggcattttttCCCAATTCAGGACTAAATTCGCCTCTTCACATCTTCTCAGCACAACCTCTAAATTCCTTAAACAATCGTCAAAAGAAGACCCCataacagaaaaatcatccataaagatcTCAATGCTTCGTTCCCCCATATCAGagaaaatagccatcatacacctttgaaaagtggtTGGAGCATTGCACAACCCAAAAGGCATACGAAGAAATGCAAATGTACCATATGGATAGGTGAAAGTCGTCTTCTCTTGATCCTCAGGAGTAATGGCTATTTGATGGTACCCTGAGTAGCCATCCAAAAAACAATAATACTAGTGTCCAGCCAACCTGTctaacatctgatcaatgaaaggcAATGGAAAGTGATCTTTTTTGGTTGCTTTGTTCAGTTTGCGATAATCAATACAAATCCTCCAACCAGTTACTGTACGTGTTGGGATAAGTTCATTGTTGTCATTCTTCACTACTGTAATCCCTCCTTTCTTAGGGACTACCTGAACTGGACTTACCCAACTACTATCCGAAATGGGATTGATCACAccagcatctaaccacttcaaGATCTCCTTCCTTACCACCTCTTTCATTGCTGGATTTAATCGACGTTGTGCATTAATGGAGGGCTTACTATCATCTTCCATCAAGATCTTGTGCATAACTGTGGATGGACTTATTCCCTGAATATCTGCCAACGTCCAACCAATTGCCAACTTATGGGTTCTCAACACCCTTAATAGTTTTTCCATCTCATCattagaaagagaagaagacacaATGACTGGTAAAGTCTCCTTCTCACCCAGTAAAACATATCGAAGATGTGCTGGCAATGATTTCAATTCCAACTCTGGAGGTTTCTGAACTGATGGTAATGGTCTTTCAGGTCCTTGGCCCAAATCTTCATATTTTCGATTATAAATTGGCCCTTTAGAATTCATCCACTATACACACTCTTGGACTTCACTGTCTAACTCAGCATCTATATCATCAATTGTCAAACTCCTCTGAAGTGAATCCTCTGTGAGATTAATTTCTGCCACTGCTTTCTCTACCATGTCAACTTTGAAACACCTGTCTTTTACATTTGCAAACTATAAGGCCTTAAACACATTGAATACCACTTCTTCACCCTGGACTCGAAGTGTCAGTTCACCCTTTTGAACATCAATTAAAGCCTACCTAGTAGCTAAAAATGGCCTTCCCAGAATGATTTTGGCATTTTCATCTTCTTCCATATCCAATACTATGAAATCTGCCGGAAAAATGAATTTTTCCACTTTAACAAGGACATCCTTTATGATTCCTCTGGGGTGCTTAACTGAATGATCTGCTAGCTGTAATGTAACTGTTGTAGGActagcctcccccaaaccaagtcttccaAATACAGACAAAGGCATCAAATTTATACTTGCCCCCAAATCACACAAAGCATGCATACATTCAATCTTCCCGATTGTACACGGTATAGTaaagctccccggatctctcaacttttggggcAACTTCCTCTGCAATATTGCACTGCACTCTTCGGTGAGCACCAACGTCTCATAATCTTCCATCTTCCTTTTCTTGGACAGAATCTCTTTTATAAATttcacatagctgggcatctACTCTAATgcctcagcaaaaggaatatTGATATGCAGCTTCTTGAAtacctctaaaaacttagaaaactgtttatccagtgtagtttttctaagcctctgaggatatggacCTCGAACTGGTTAGTCATCAACAAAGGGAGGACACTTGTTTGAACCctggtggtcttcagtaacccctTTCTCATTTGTATTTGATTTCTCACCCAACTCTTCATTCTGAACCACTGACTTTTGTACACTGTGCTGCTCCACTTGCTTACCATTCCTCAATGAAATTGCTTGCACTTCTCTTTAGGATTTGCCACAGTATTGCTAGGAAAATTCCCTTGCGGTCTGTTATTaagcatgttggccaactgacacacttgtgtctcaaggtttcgaatagaggatctggtctcagtcatgaattgagtctgagtattagtgaGAGTCAATAAGGCTGCTTGCAAGTCATTAGGCTTTTCTGGTTGATCTTGTGGTCTAGGCTGGTGTGACGATGAGGCTTGATTCATAGGCTGTTGTGACATGTTTTGCTGGTATGGCCCTTGAAACTGTGACTGTTGGCCTTGATTGTTTCTCCATGAGAAATTTGGGTGATTTCTCCACCTAGGATTGTTGGAGAACGGGTTTTGATATGGCCTCTAAAAATTACCAATTGCCTGTACCTGAGCCTGATCAACTGGCATATTACCATACATGTTGGCCGCTGTACACTGTTCATACAAATGAGGCCCTCCACATATTTCCCACTCTGCTTGCATCTGTATAGCCTGGGCTTGAGCTGAGATCTTGTTTTGTTGCAACTGCTTTGTCAATGAAGCAACCTGAGCAGTTAAAGCAGTGATAGCATCTAATTCATGTACCCTAGCTACTTTTCTCTGTGAGGTGTCTCGTTCGGCAGGCCACTGATAATTTTTCATAGCCATCTCCTCTAACAATTCATATGCCTCATCAACACCTTTACTCATGAAAGCACCACCTGTTGTTGCATATATTATAGTGCGAGTAGTACCGCAAAgcccattataaaaattgtggaccaacatccacttctctatactGTGATGAGGACATTTCCTGAGcaggtctttgaatctttcccaagcATCGTACAATGACTCTCCCTCATTCTGATAGAAGTTATTGATTTCTCCCCTCAACTTGCCAGCTTTTGTAGGAGGAAAGAACTTAGAGAGAAACTTCTGAGCTAGTTCCTCCCATGTATTGATTGAATTGGCCTGTAGAGAAATAAGCCAACTTTTTGCCCTGTCCCTTagtgaaaaagggaacaatctcaACCTTATTGCATCATCGCTCACCCCATTAAACTTGAACGTTGTACATAGCTCAAGGAAGTTCAATATGTGCAAGTTAGGATCCTCATTAAGGAGACCACCAACTAGACAAAAGTTTGGACCATTTGTATCATTTCCGGCTTAATCTCAAAGTTATTGGCAGTAACAGTGGGCGGCCTAATGCACGAGTGCACTCCTGTGACAGCAGGGAGCACATAATCTCTTAATGCTCACACATTTTGGTCCTGAGTGATGTGATTTTGACCATCATTGTTGTTAACCCCGTCTCTTTGGTTGGCAGCCATTGATGCTTCTAACCTCTTATTCCTTCTGTTTTGTCTACATGATCTTTCAATTTCAGGATTAACAGGCAAAAGATTTGTAGATCCTTCACGTCGCATACAAAAGATTCACCTATTATAACAAAGCGCGACAACTTAGATTAgttcaactaaataaaaatagccaaattggaataaaaattaactattttgatatTACTCGAATATCGATTCCCCGACAACGgagccaaaaacttgttgcgaattttttttactgcgcaagtatacgcaatcgaataaacaagaAATAATAGTGGAAATACGGTGTCCTTCCATCAGGGAATTGATCCAATAATTACCAATAgaaaacttttatttctatttgactaatgaaaatttaatgacaattaacaaaGAACAATAAACTAGAAAAGCAtaatttaattaacgaaatttaatataagcaaaatattagagcattctaatttcatcaaccttcaattctattcaaaaaataatactactaatatgtttctttgatctatgattatagcaggtttactattgacaattctattctttctcaagatataaaatattcagtgtATTTGCGAAttctctacatgtctgtgataaattcaACACATAAACCGcgttaagaacaaaaacctaattgctacacaaaccaatttgatactttcgttctaaattaaaatctatgtctattgcctaaagctattccaattctcacttttcagatattgaattaaaacaaataatcatgcaaaagatggccaatcaattacaagcattaaacataagaacaatagataaacaTAAATTCAAAGAATCATAAAAATTGCATTAAAGATGAATAAAATATCCAgggactacattaaaatactctaaataagaatttagttcataatattaaacatcATCACATAATCTAAAATCCAAaagcttaaagaaaataaataaaagtgaattcttctctgtttcttttcTCCTGCCGTCAAAACTCCTCCCCTTCTGTTTCTTCCAATctcctttttattcttttttcaaaaaccaaaacctacgaatttccataacaatttccaaaaatacccttgtgccgatatatctcctaccataCTGCGATATATTGCCTGTCGAA
The genomic region above belongs to Humulus lupulus chromosome 1, drHumLupu1.1, whole genome shotgun sequence and contains:
- the LOC133819717 gene encoding uncharacterized protein LOC133819717 codes for the protein MPSYVKFIKEILSKKRKMEDYETLVLTEECSAILQRKLPQKLRDPGSFTIPCTIGKIECMHALCDLGASINLMPLSVFGRLGLGEASPTTVTLQLADHSVKHPRGIIKDVLVKVEKFIFPADFIVLDMEEDENAKIILGRPFLATRCFKVDMVEKAVAEINLTEDSLQRSLTIDDIDAELDSEVQECV